One Thalassospira marina DNA window includes the following coding sequences:
- a CDS encoding tetratricopeptide repeat protein produces the protein MVDIFQEVEEDLKRERTERLWRKYGKVVVAVAAVIVLGVAGREGWKSYEHSTRIENGTRFANALELVNAGPDKSQAALDAFDTIIAKGDDGFVALGHFQKARIFLSQNETAKAVTELEAIASDSDVDKVYRDLAVVQIAMNSGTADNADALIARLKPIAVPENTWYHSAREMMAVLNIAAGKKDEAKSLLTELADDKTAPADMRGRASELLKAIKA, from the coding sequence GTGGTCGATATTTTCCAGGAAGTCGAAGAAGACCTCAAGCGCGAGCGCACAGAGCGCCTTTGGCGCAAATACGGCAAGGTGGTTGTTGCCGTGGCAGCCGTTATTGTTCTGGGCGTTGCGGGTCGCGAGGGCTGGAAAAGTTATGAGCATTCCACCCGTATTGAAAACGGTACGCGCTTTGCCAATGCGCTGGAACTGGTCAATGCTGGCCCGGATAAAAGCCAGGCTGCCCTTGATGCGTTTGACACCATCATTGCCAAGGGCGATGACGGCTTTGTCGCGCTGGGCCATTTCCAGAAGGCCCGCATTTTCCTGAGCCAGAACGAAACGGCAAAGGCTGTGACCGAGCTTGAGGCGATTGCCTCAGATAGCGACGTTGACAAGGTTTACCGTGATCTGGCTGTTGTGCAGATTGCCATGAATAGCGGCACTGCGGACAATGCCGATGCCCTGATCGCACGTTTGAAGCCGATAGCTGTGCCGGAAAATACCTGGTATCACTCGGCCCGCGAGATGATGGCGGTTCTTAATATTGCAGCCGGTAAAAAGGACGAGGCAAAATCGCTTCTGACCGAACTTGCCGATGATAAAACGGCACCGGCAGACATGCGCGGCCGTGCCAGCGAACTTCTGAAGGCGATCAAGGCCTGA